In Planctomycetota bacterium, the following proteins share a genomic window:
- the flhB gene encoding flagellar biosynthesis protein FlhB has product MADNDSDKTQEATPYRREQAREQGQVARSADLTSALVLLGAVGVLSWLGMSLVTYFGGFAGDSLGGQAWLSMDTSTACAINNDLLQRLALVILPILGLVMLWDVTVTMLQVGIMFLPQKLAPDISRIDPLAGFGRVFSLQSAVRLLMGLIKIAVVAAVAYVCISNEQDRILSLADLTPSQIGAYILESLSTLGFKLGLALFVIAVLDYGFQWWKQEQDLRMTSQEVREELKNLQGDPQIAARRKQVQRELVKQRLKAVIPKADVVITNPTELAVALEYQPDKMNAPVVLAKGAGELAQQIRRLALEHGVTIVERKPLAQLLYKEVDVGRPIPNQAFAAVAEILAYVYQLKNKKLPEGMKR; this is encoded by the coding sequence ATGGCCGACAACGATTCGGACAAAACGCAGGAAGCCACTCCCTATCGCCGCGAACAGGCGCGCGAACAGGGCCAGGTGGCGCGCAGCGCCGATCTGACCAGTGCGCTTGTCCTGCTGGGCGCGGTCGGCGTCTTGTCCTGGCTCGGCATGTCGCTGGTCACCTACTTTGGCGGCTTTGCCGGCGACTCGCTCGGCGGCCAGGCCTGGCTGTCGATGGACACCTCGACCGCCTGCGCCATCAACAACGACTTGTTGCAACGCCTGGCGCTGGTCATCCTGCCGATCCTCGGCCTGGTCATGCTCTGGGACGTGACAGTCACCATGCTTCAGGTGGGCATCATGTTCCTGCCCCAGAAGCTCGCCCCCGACATCTCGCGCATCGATCCGCTGGCCGGCTTCGGCCGGGTCTTTTCGCTGCAATCGGCCGTGCGCTTGTTGATGGGGCTGATCAAGATCGCCGTCGTGGCCGCCGTTGCCTATGTTTGCATCTCGAACGAGCAGGATCGCATCCTGTCCCTGGCGGACCTCACGCCGTCGCAGATCGGCGCGTACATCCTCGAATCACTCTCCACGCTCGGGTTCAAGCTCGGCCTGGCGTTGTTCGTGATTGCGGTCCTCGACTATGGCTTTCAGTGGTGGAAACAGGAGCAAGACCTGCGGATGACTTCGCAAGAGGTGCGTGAAGAACTCAAGAACCTGCAAGGCGATCCCCAGATCGCCGCTCGCCGCAAGCAGGTCCAGCGCGAGCTGGTCAAGCAACGCCTGAAGGCCGTGATTCCCAAAGCCGACGTGGTGATCACCAACCCGACCGAGTTGGCCGTGGCCCTCGAATACCAGCCCGACAAGATGAACGCCCCGGTCGTCCTGGCCAAAGGGGCGGGCGAGTTGGCCCAGCAGATTCGCCGCCTGGCACTGGAACACGGCGTGACGATTGTCGAGCGCAAGCCGCTGGCACAATTGCTCTACAAGGAAGTCGACGTCGGCCGCCCGATCCCCAATCAGGCCTTCGCCGCCGTGGCCGAGATTCTGGCCTACGTCTACCAGCTCAAGAACAAGAAGCTACCCGAGGGGATGAAGCGCTAG
- a CDS encoding DUF433 domain-containing protein: MSWQERITVNPNVCHGKACIRGTRVMVSVVLDNLAAGESVDEIMRGYHLERADVQAAVQYAAELARETVIPFTPGAA; the protein is encoded by the coding sequence ATGAGTTGGCAAGAACGCATCACCGTGAACCCAAACGTCTGTCACGGCAAAGCCTGCATTCGCGGCACCCGAGTCATGGTGTCGGTGGTGCTCGACAATTTGGCGGCTGGCGAATCGGTAGACGAGATCATGCGCGGCTATCATCTGGAACGCGCAGATGTCCAGGCCGCCGTTCAATACGCGGCCGAACTGGCTCGTGAAACCGTGATCCCCTTCACGCCGGGTGCGGCTTGA
- a CDS encoding DUF5615 family PIN-like protein, giving the protein MRFKIDENLHDEIGDLLSSHGHDAHTVHTEGLCGSDDVTLAQHCRDEGRALVTLDLDFADIRNFPPADHAGLIVLRVANQSRSHILSVVRRILDLLPREPITGRLWIVSEADVRIRE; this is encoded by the coding sequence ATGCGGTTCAAGATCGACGAGAACCTGCACGACGAAATCGGCGATTTACTCTCGAGCCACGGCCACGACGCACATACGGTTCATACCGAAGGCCTGTGCGGTTCGGATGACGTGACCCTGGCTCAACATTGCCGCGACGAAGGCCGGGCTCTCGTGACTCTTGATTTGGACTTCGCCGACATTCGCAACTTTCCGCCCGCGGATCATGCTGGCTTGATCGTGCTGCGTGTGGCCAATCAGAGTCGCTCACACATCTTGAGCGTCGTGCGACGGATTCTCGACTTGTTGCCACGCGAGCCAATAACTGGCCGGCTGTGGATCGTCTCGGAAGCCGACGTTCGCATTCGCGAATAG
- a CDS encoding tetratricopeptide repeat protein has translation MTRVIGTLSVFILYTSMCLGDEPKNAISVAKQGDESYVNGDYDDAIANYREAIRLSSIRPNVFSELAPGSPFKTDNRKVEVGILDESRLKSQLARAYQYRGEIRLRLGKYDEAIADFNDAVLLDANNSSTYRSRGYAWKGKGDLDNAIADFNKCLRLAPADAWAFGSRANVWRSKHKYAEAIADYSEAQRLDPESPYAYNSLAWIWSTCPEQCFRNGKKAVEYATKACELSQWKSHSNVSALAAAYAETEKFEEAIKWQEKAIELATQETTKETARLLLELYKLDKPYREKTDKSSTGSPPKNQYVIEFWLLNQNGWLYAPKVLLDEGGKTAVNIGESEKRKLEATAQTRDVQKPDRQLFDIKFNDTSIPEKAFEMDWTLSFPDKCKAFFEYGWRKGFLYGITVTRR, from the coding sequence ATGACACGTGTCATCGGGACCCTTTCGGTCTTCATCCTCTACACGTCGATGTGCCTCGGTGACGAACCAAAGAATGCGATCTCAGTGGCCAAACAGGGCGACGAATCCTACGTCAATGGTGACTATGACGACGCCATTGCCAACTACCGGGAAGCGATTCGTCTCAGTTCGATAAGGCCGAACGTGTTCTCTGAACTGGCACCTGGATCACCGTTCAAGACCGACAATCGCAAAGTCGAGGTCGGCATCCTCGATGAAAGTCGGCTCAAATCCCAGCTTGCGAGGGCCTACCAATATCGAGGTGAAATAAGGCTGCGTTTGGGGAAATATGACGAAGCCATCGCTGACTTCAATGACGCAGTGCTGCTTGATGCAAATAACAGTTCAACCTATCGAAGTCGAGGCTATGCCTGGAAAGGCAAAGGCGATCTCGATAATGCCATCGCGGATTTCAACAAATGCTTACGGCTTGCCCCTGCTGATGCTTGGGCATTTGGCAGTCGGGCGAATGTGTGGAGGTCCAAGCACAAATATGCAGAGGCAATTGCCGATTACAGCGAAGCCCAACGGCTCGATCCTGAATCTCCGTATGCCTACAACTCGCTGGCTTGGATTTGGTCCACTTGCCCTGAGCAATGTTTTCGCAATGGGAAGAAAGCCGTCGAGTACGCCACCAAAGCCTGCGAACTAAGTCAATGGAAATCTCACTCGAATGTGTCTGCCCTGGCCGCTGCTTACGCCGAAACCGAAAAATTCGAGGAAGCGATCAAGTGGCAAGAAAAGGCCATCGAACTTGCAACTCAAGAGACGACTAAGGAAACGGCCCGATTACTTCTCGAACTATACAAGCTGGACAAGCCGTACCGAGAAAAAACGGACAAGTCGTCAACCGGTTCGCCGCCGAAGAATCAGTATGTGATCGAGTTTTGGCTACTCAACCAAAACGGCTGGCTGTATGCCCCCAAGGTTCTTCTCGATGAAGGCGGCAAGACAGCCGTAAATATTGGCGAAAGTGAGAAGCGAAAACTGGAAGCAACGGCCCAAACAAGAGACGTTCAGAAGCCGGATCGACAATTATTCGACATCAAGTTTAATGATACATCCATCCCTGAGAAGGCATTCGAGATGGATTGGACGCTGAGCTTCCCTGACAAGTGCAAAGCATTTTTCGAATACGGGTGGAGAAAGGGGTTCCTCTACGGAATCACCGTCACTCGACGGTGA
- a CDS encoding sulfatase-like hydrolase/transferase gives MNLLVVAVDRLHAGYLGCFGNTWIETPAFDRLAAESFALDQVIVHSTDLAELYRGWWQLRATKDAPTGGHLLSALAAAGHRTAMLSDDQQVAKLLAGDAVESIELPVVPATERAEDVEQTHLSGVTAAALDWLAEAREQPFALWLHTGALGAVWDAPDALCDRYSDEEDAPTPRLLAPPHEALAPGEDEERLWNVVRAYAAQVLTLDACLDNLRDGLAALGLAENTLLAVVGVRGLALGEHHRFGCWDEAVCGETVHVPWLIHWPDGLARGERSQALVQPADLPTALLASLTQNTEGANDVLALARGSAASLRDRAVVASPTGEWGIRTAAWYLRHRGSRVVPGDMADSGEALLYAKPDDFWEQTDVAVRLPQVVEELEQAYRDARSHAASSEPLASLSPLLTSLWR, from the coding sequence GTGAATCTTCTGGTCGTGGCGGTCGACCGGTTGCACGCCGGCTATCTCGGCTGCTTTGGCAACACGTGGATCGAGACGCCGGCGTTCGATCGATTGGCGGCCGAGTCGTTCGCGCTCGACCAGGTGATCGTCCATTCAACCGATCTGGCCGAGTTGTACCGCGGCTGGTGGCAACTGCGCGCGACGAAGGACGCGCCGACGGGCGGGCACCTCTTGTCAGCGCTGGCTGCGGCCGGGCATCGCACCGCGATGTTGAGCGACGATCAACAAGTCGCCAAGTTGCTGGCCGGTGACGCGGTTGAGTCAATCGAACTGCCGGTGGTTCCCGCCACTGAGCGGGCCGAGGACGTCGAACAGACGCACCTCTCGGGCGTGACGGCCGCGGCGCTCGACTGGCTGGCCGAGGCGCGCGAGCAGCCGTTTGCGTTGTGGCTGCACACCGGTGCGCTCGGCGCGGTCTGGGATGCGCCCGACGCGCTGTGCGATCGTTACTCCGACGAAGAAGACGCACCGACGCCGCGCTTGCTCGCGCCGCCGCACGAAGCGCTCGCCCCCGGCGAGGACGAGGAGCGACTGTGGAACGTGGTGCGCGCCTACGCCGCCCAGGTGCTGACGCTCGATGCGTGCCTGGACAACTTGCGCGACGGGCTGGCGGCGCTCGGCCTGGCCGAGAACACCCTGCTGGCCGTGGTCGGCGTACGCGGCCTCGCGCTGGGCGAGCATCATCGCTTTGGCTGTTGGGACGAAGCCGTCTGCGGCGAGACGGTCCACGTGCCGTGGCTGATTCACTGGCCCGACGGTCTGGCTCGTGGCGAACGATCCCAGGCGCTCGTGCAGCCGGCCGATTTACCGACGGCGCTGCTAGCAAGCCTGACACAGAACACCGAGGGGGCGAACGACGTGCTAGCACTGGCGCGAGGCAGCGCGGCGAGCCTGCGCGATCGGGCAGTTGTCGCGTCGCCGACGGGCGAATGGGGAATCCGAACTGCGGCCTGGTATCTGCGCCATCGCGGAAGTCGCGTCGTGCCAGGGGATATGGCCGACAGCGGCGAGGCGCTTTTGTACGCAAAGCCCGATGATTTCTGGGAGCAAACCGACGTGGCGGTTCGCTTGCCGCAAGTGGTCGAAGAGCTGGAACAGGCGTACCGCGACGCTCGATCGCACGCCGCCAGCAGCGAACCGCTGGCATCGCTGTCGCCGTTGCTCACATCCCTTTGGCGATGA
- a CDS encoding aldehyde dehydrogenase (NADP(+)) has product MSLEPVLIAGQWRSDQASGSFQADNPTSGERLPPEFPVSSWADCDGALAAAAEAAVQLRTITPERIAQFLLRMAELIEGAAADLVASAHAETGLPVKPRLADAELPRTTGQLRQAAEAAREGSWSLPTIDTKAGIRSCLAPLGPVCVFGPNNFPFAFNGASGGDFAAAIAAGNPVIAKANTSHPRTTQLLARLAHQAVVDTGLPAATVQLIYRTSHADGERLAADPRLGAIAYTGSRSAGLKLKVAADAAGLPIYLELSSVNPVVVLPGALSERADKLADEFTTSCLMGTGQFCTNPGLVLLLAGAETDRFIAAITERFQKAQPAVLLSSGVLRSLGQGVDTLRGAGAEVLVGAKPVDGPGYRYQNTLLRATGAQFLQKPHEFQTEAFGNASLLVVARDAAELAKIFDALEGSLTGCVYSDTRGSDDALYDQLTPHLRWRVGRLLNDQMPTGVAVSAAMNHGGPFPATGHPGFTAVGIPAALRRFGALHCYDHVRPARLPAALQDKNPNGRMWRLIDGRWTQADVGAAGA; this is encoded by the coding sequence ATGTCACTTGAACCTGTCTTGATTGCCGGCCAATGGCGTTCGGACCAGGCCAGCGGCTCGTTCCAGGCCGATAACCCCACGAGCGGCGAACGGCTGCCGCCCGAGTTTCCGGTGAGCAGTTGGGCCGATTGCGACGGCGCGCTGGCGGCCGCCGCCGAGGCCGCCGTGCAACTGCGCACGATCACGCCGGAACGCATCGCGCAATTCCTCTTGCGCATGGCCGAGTTGATCGAGGGAGCGGCGGCCGATCTGGTCGCCTCGGCCCACGCCGAAACTGGCTTGCCGGTCAAGCCGCGCTTGGCCGATGCCGAACTGCCGCGTACCACCGGGCAATTGCGCCAGGCGGCCGAAGCGGCCCGCGAAGGGTCGTGGTCCCTGCCGACCATCGACACCAAGGCCGGCATTCGCTCGTGCCTGGCGCCGCTGGGGCCGGTGTGCGTGTTTGGCCCGAACAACTTTCCGTTCGCGTTCAATGGCGCGTCGGGGGGAGATTTCGCCGCGGCCATTGCCGCCGGCAATCCAGTGATCGCCAAGGCCAACACCTCGCACCCGCGCACGACGCAACTGCTTGCCCGACTGGCACACCAGGCCGTCGTCGACACCGGCCTGCCGGCCGCGACCGTGCAACTGATTTATCGGACCAGCCATGCCGACGGCGAGCGCTTGGCCGCCGACCCGCGCTTGGGCGCGATCGCCTACACCGGATCGCGTAGCGCCGGCCTGAAGCTAAAGGTCGCCGCCGACGCAGCCGGGCTGCCGATCTACTTGGAACTGTCGAGCGTCAACCCCGTGGTGGTGCTGCCGGGTGCATTGTCCGAGCGGGCTGACAAGCTGGCCGATGAATTCACCACCAGTTGCTTGATGGGAACCGGGCAGTTCTGCACCAATCCTGGGCTCGTGCTGCTGCTGGCCGGTGCCGAGACCGATCGGTTCATTGCCGCGATAACCGAGCGCTTTCAAAAGGCCCAGCCTGCGGTGTTGCTGTCGTCGGGCGTGCTGCGCAGTCTGGGGCAGGGGGTCGACACTTTGCGCGGTGCCGGCGCCGAAGTCCTGGTGGGCGCCAAGCCGGTCGACGGCCCCGGCTATCGCTACCAGAACACGCTGTTGCGCGCGACTGGCGCGCAATTCCTGCAAAAGCCGCACGAGTTCCAGACCGAAGCGTTCGGCAACGCGTCGCTGTTGGTCGTGGCGCGCGATGCCGCCGAGTTGGCCAAGATTTTCGATGCGTTGGAAGGGAGCCTGACCGGCTGCGTCTACAGCGACACTCGCGGGTCGGACGACGCGTTGTACGACCAGCTTACGCCGCACTTGCGTTGGCGCGTGGGGCGATTGCTCAACGATCAGATGCCGACCGGCGTGGCGGTGAGCGCCGCGATGAACCACGGCGGCCCGTTTCCGGCCACCGGTCACCCCGGCTTTACGGCGGTGGGCATTCCGGCCGCCTTACGTCGGTTCGGCGCGCTCCATTGTTACGACCACGTTCGTCCGGCACGGTTGCCGGCGGCGCTGCAGGACAAGAACCCGAACGGTCGCATGTGGCGATTGATCGACGGTCGTTGGACGCAAGCCGACGTCGGCGCGGCAGGAGCCTAG
- a CDS encoding 1-acyl-sn-glycerol-3-phosphate acyltransferase, translating into MLNQTEIVRQVLAGIARLLAGASVRWIDCQPDTCQRIYFANHTSHLDALILWSSLPAQVRQLTRPVAARDYWEQGFVRRYLARHVFDALLIDRKNIKVHQSPVDLMIKAIGDTHSLIVFPEGHRSVTDDVGEFKSGLYYLAKKRPDLELVPVHIDNMNRVLPRGEFLPVPMLSCITFGAPIWLEKGEPKTDFLNRAREAVVNLKDR; encoded by the coding sequence ATGTTGAACCAAACGGAGATTGTGCGGCAAGTTCTGGCAGGAATCGCGCGACTGCTGGCCGGGGCCAGCGTGCGCTGGATCGACTGTCAGCCCGACACGTGCCAGCGCATTTATTTTGCGAACCATACCAGCCATCTCGACGCATTGATCCTCTGGTCGTCGTTGCCGGCCCAGGTGCGACAACTGACGCGGCCGGTCGCCGCCCGCGACTATTGGGAGCAAGGCTTCGTGCGGCGTTACCTGGCCCGCCACGTGTTCGACGCGTTGCTGATCGATCGCAAGAACATCAAGGTCCACCAAAGCCCGGTCGACCTGATGATCAAGGCGATCGGCGACACCCATTCGCTGATCGTGTTTCCCGAAGGGCATCGCAGCGTGACCGACGACGTGGGGGAATTCAAAAGCGGGCTGTACTATCTGGCCAAGAAGCGCCCCGACTTGGAGTTGGTGCCGGTGCATATCGACAATATGAATCGCGTCTTACCGCGGGGCGAGTTTCTGCCGGTGCCGATGCTCAGTTGCATCACGTTCGGCGCGCCGATCTGGCTGGAAAAGGGTGAGCCCAAGACCGACTTTTTGAACCGCGCCCGCGAGGCGGTGGTGAACCTGAAGGACCGATAA
- a CDS encoding phosphatidate cytidylyltransferase has product MNNLSTLALVGSVLLLLGLATGLGQLLRRQRETGFDSAAVEQFNSRIRAWWLLCAVLAAAFFLPGRLPTEILFGLLSFWALREFVTLTPTRMADHRTLFWVFFAFTPLQYVLVAQKQYQLYSIVIPVYGFLFIPARVALAGDFKRYLERCAKIQAGLMICVYCLSHAPALLQLEFPDPNYDQRQLLFYFILVVVAGDAFSYLCDKLFGRHVIVPTINANRTWEGFIGGLACATMFGMAMKWTTPFEFYQAAGMAAATTVMGFAGGLTMSAIKRDRGVKDYGTLVQGHGGVLDRIDSLCFAAPVFFHFTRYLFLPTN; this is encoded by the coding sequence ATGAACAACCTGTCTACTTTAGCGCTGGTCGGCTCGGTGCTGTTGCTGTTGGGATTGGCAACAGGGCTGGGGCAACTGCTGCGCCGGCAGCGCGAGACCGGGTTCGACTCGGCGGCCGTCGAGCAATTCAACTCGCGGATTCGCGCCTGGTGGCTGCTGTGCGCCGTGCTGGCCGCGGCGTTTTTCCTGCCGGGGCGGTTGCCGACCGAGATACTGTTCGGGCTGTTGTCGTTCTGGGCATTGCGCGAGTTTGTCACCCTGACGCCCACGCGCATGGCCGACCATCGCACGCTGTTTTGGGTGTTTTTCGCCTTCACGCCGCTGCAATATGTGCTGGTCGCCCAGAAGCAGTACCAGCTCTACAGCATCGTGATCCCGGTTTACGGCTTTCTGTTCATTCCGGCCCGCGTGGCGCTGGCCGGCGACTTCAAGCGCTATCTCGAGCGGTGCGCCAAGATTCAAGCGGGGCTGATGATCTGCGTCTACTGCCTGAGCCACGCGCCGGCCTTGCTGCAGTTGGAGTTTCCCGACCCCAACTACGACCAGCGGCAGTTGCTGTTTTATTTCATCCTGGTGGTCGTGGCTGGCGACGCGTTCAGCTACTTGTGCGACAAGCTGTTCGGCCGCCACGTGATCGTCCCCACGATCAACGCCAATCGAACCTGGGAAGGGTTTATCGGCGGGCTGGCCTGCGCCACGATGTTCGGCATGGCCATGAAATGGACCACGCCGTTCGAGTTTTACCAGGCCGCGGGCATGGCCGCCGCCACCACGGTGATGGGCTTCGCCGGCGGCTTGACCATGTCAGCGATCAAGCGCGACCGGGGCGTGAAGGACTATGGCACGCTGGTGCAAGGGCACGGGGGCGTCTTGGACCGGATCGACTCGCTCTGCTTCGCCGCGCCGGTCTTCTTTCACTTTACGCGGTATTTATTCTTGCCCACGAACTAG
- a CDS encoding rhomboid family intramembrane serine protease produces MGIYDRDYSREDDAPSTFSGPRTAVGILIVLNVVVFIAVYLLQRGQNVPVPIVESLLLTADWFQHPWMIWQLVTYGFVHDWQSIQHVVFNMLGLFFFGRDIEQIYGKREFTLVYLAMLVFGALVWLVSMLAMQRQGVVLGASGAVMGMTVLFALHYPHRRVLFMGFLPLPAWVMAAMYVFFDLTANPARGGVAYQVHLAGSAFAVAYKYFGWRLSGIVPTDWLSLKAWRRPKLRVHREEPDEHGMDRVQQRVDQILAKWSSEGEESLTREERQFLEEASRRYQQRRQ; encoded by the coding sequence ATGGGTATCTACGACCGGGACTATTCGCGCGAAGACGACGCCCCCAGCACCTTCAGCGGGCCGCGCACCGCCGTCGGCATTCTCATTGTGCTGAACGTGGTGGTGTTCATCGCGGTCTATCTTCTGCAACGAGGGCAAAATGTCCCGGTGCCGATTGTCGAGTCGCTGTTGCTGACCGCCGACTGGTTCCAGCACCCCTGGATGATTTGGCAGTTGGTGACCTACGGGTTCGTCCACGATTGGCAAAGCATCCAGCACGTCGTATTCAATATGCTGGGGCTGTTTTTCTTCGGCCGCGATATCGAACAGATTTATGGCAAGCGCGAGTTCACGTTGGTCTACCTGGCCATGCTCGTCTTCGGCGCGCTGGTCTGGTTGGTGTCGATGCTCGCCATGCAACGACAGGGAGTGGTGCTGGGGGCGTCGGGAGCCGTCATGGGAATGACGGTGCTGTTCGCGCTGCACTATCCGCACCGCCGCGTCTTGTTCATGGGCTTTCTGCCCCTGCCCGCCTGGGTCATGGCGGCGATGTACGTGTTCTTTGACCTGACGGCGAATCCTGCCCGCGGGGGCGTGGCGTACCAGGTTCACCTGGCGGGCTCGGCCTTTGCGGTAGCCTACAAATACTTCGGCTGGCGATTGTCGGGCATCGTCCCGACCGACTGGCTCAGCTTGAAAGCCTGGCGTCGGCCGAAGCTCCGCGTCCACCGCGAAGAACCCGACGAACACGGCATGGACCGGGTGCAACAGCGCGTCGATCAGATCCTGGCCAAGTGGAGCAGCGAAGGGGAGGAAAGCCTGACCCGCGAAGAACGACAATTCCTCGAAGAAGCCAGCCGCCGCTATCAACAACGCCGGCAGTGA
- a CDS encoding PDZ domain-containing protein, with translation MSLNSLRSLTRKLAAVCGGAALVALAIITAPWASLHADEPAAPPANKTAAAETSEKGKVADDPWIGLGCEQMAPQVPELVDDQQTILVITTVAVDGPAFRAGVRPLDVLISADGNPLETVEDLRAAVKAAAGRELKLLYTHDGGQREVSVRPERRPEQFESAPLPNADVERFIARWLTPPILPEAHPGFTFRHVHPGMIMPGRPGALEKLPEGMSISVTRSADQPAKITVRQGEQTFETTADKLDALPRDVRQRVVQFLSWELPSAAWALNSPNGALQLRPNMPGDEAGLGELRDKVERAARETKAAADAAAARARRAADQVQREEGDRHLDEALQGTERRLRVSQERLEQQLRSMQKQLDQVQDSLRRLQPPAKASGLQ, from the coding sequence ATGTCCCTGAACTCGCTTCGCTCGTTGACTCGTAAGCTTGCCGCTGTCTGTGGCGGCGCCGCATTGGTTGCCTTGGCAATCATTACCGCGCCGTGGGCGTCGTTGCACGCCGACGAGCCGGCCGCGCCGCCGGCCAACAAAACCGCCGCGGCCGAGACGAGTGAGAAGGGAAAAGTGGCCGACGATCCGTGGATTGGCCTGGGTTGTGAACAGATGGCGCCCCAAGTGCCTGAGCTAGTCGATGACCAGCAGACGATCCTGGTGATCACGACGGTGGCCGTCGACGGCCCCGCGTTCCGGGCCGGAGTGCGGCCGCTCGACGTGTTGATCAGCGCCGATGGCAATCCGCTGGAAACGGTCGAGGACTTGCGGGCCGCGGTCAAAGCGGCGGCCGGGCGCGAGCTGAAACTGCTCTACACCCACGACGGCGGGCAGCGCGAAGTGAGCGTCCGTCCCGAGCGTCGCCCCGAGCAGTTCGAGTCGGCGCCGCTGCCCAATGCGGACGTCGAACGATTCATCGCCCGCTGGCTCACGCCACCGATCCTGCCCGAAGCTCATCCTGGCTTCACCTTCCGTCACGTCCACCCCGGGATGATCATGCCGGGTCGGCCTGGCGCGCTGGAGAAACTTCCCGAGGGGATGAGCATCTCGGTCACGCGTTCGGCCGATCAGCCGGCCAAGATCACCGTGCGCCAGGGAGAGCAAACCTTCGAGACCACGGCTGACAAGCTCGACGCGCTGCCGCGCGATGTGCGTCAACGCGTGGTGCAATTCTTGAGCTGGGAACTGCCGAGCGCGGCCTGGGCGTTGAACTCGCCCAATGGCGCGCTGCAGCTGCGCCCGAATATGCCGGGCGATGAGGCGGGGCTGGGCGAGCTGCGCGACAAGGTCGAACGAGCCGCCCGCGAGACCAAGGCGGCGGCCGACGCGGCCGCGGCTCGGGCTCGGCGCGCGGCCGATCAGGTGCAGCGCGAAGAGGGGGATCGGCACCTGGACGAAGCGCTGCAAGGGACCGAGCGCCGCTTGCGGGTGTCGCAAGAACGGCTCGAGCAGCAGCTCCGGTCGATGCAAAAGCAACTCGACCAGGTGCAAGATTCGCTCCGCCGCCTGCAGCCGCCAGCCAAAGCCTCGGGCTTGCAGTAA
- a CDS encoding sigma-70 family RNA polymerase sigma factor, with amino-acid sequence MAVNDSTSAGSAGIDWRAELARHDRWLRAVVLARLGSWQGVDEIMQEVALAAVRQQAPLRDRERVAPWLYRLAVTQALLYRRRLGRARRLAERYADRTLPTEQDNREPDPLEWLLADERQRLVRVALEKLPGRDAEILLMKYAEDCSYHEIADRLGVSHSAVEARLHRARERLRRELEHTLPNLSSGRAASASR; translated from the coding sequence TTGGCAGTGAACGACTCAACCTCCGCGGGGAGCGCTGGCATCGACTGGCGCGCCGAACTGGCGCGGCACGATCGCTGGTTGCGCGCCGTCGTGCTAGCGCGACTAGGCTCGTGGCAGGGGGTCGATGAGATCATGCAGGAAGTGGCGCTGGCGGCCGTCCGCCAGCAAGCCCCGCTACGCGACCGCGAACGCGTGGCGCCTTGGCTATACCGGCTGGCCGTGACACAGGCGTTGTTATACCGCCGTCGCCTGGGTCGCGCCCGCCGGTTGGCCGAGCGTTACGCCGACCGCACGTTGCCGACCGAACAAGATAATCGCGAGCCCGACCCGCTCGAATGGCTGTTGGCCGATGAACGTCAACGGTTGGTGCGGGTGGCGCTAGAAAAGCTGCCCGGGCGCGACGCTGAAATCTTGCTGATGAAGTATGCCGAGGATTGCAGTTATCACGAGATCGCCGACCGCTTGGGCGTCAGCCACAGCGCGGTCGAAGCCCGCTTGCACCGCGCCCGCGAACGCTTGCGGCGCGAGCTGGAACACACCTTGCCGAACCTGAGCAGCGGGCGCGCGGCCAGCGCCAGTCGCTAG